ATGTTATTATTTCTCCGTCCGCTTCTTGTACTGGTATGGTAAGGCACAGTTACAACGATCTATTCGCTAATTCTGCAGATTCCCATCAATGTCATAAAATACAACAACAGGTTATTGAAATATCTGATTTTTTGGTAAACATACTGAAAAAGGAATATTTTGGGGCTGAATTGGAGGGAGTTGCCGTATATCACGATTCATGCTCGGCATTACGGGAATGCAAGATTAAAGATGAACCCCGAATATTACTGAGTAAGGTTTTGGGCTTGGAGATGGTAGAGGTAAAAGATAGTGAGACATGCTGTGGATTTGGTGGTAGTTTTGCGGTAAAATTCGAAGGTATATCGGCTGCGATGGCTGAACAGAAAGTGCAGAATGCTTTGGATATGCATGCAGATTACATCATATCGACTGATTCATCTTGCTTACTGCAGTTGCAATCTTATATCGATAAACATAAATTACCTATTCAGACCATGCACCTGGTTGATGTATTGAGCACTGGCTGGGGAAATATTTAAATAACACATAAATCTAAACACATGAATTCAAGAAGAGATTTTCTTAAAAACCTTGCATTAGCATCTGCTGGGATTGCATTGGCTCCTTCGTTGGAGAGCTTTACAGCACCTAAGAAAGATTGGTTTGATATTTCCCTGGCGGAATGGTCTTTGCACAAATCTTTATTTAAAGGAGATTTGAATAATTTGGATTTTCCAGCCTTGGCTGCAAAAAAATATGGTATCTATGGTGTAGAATACGTGAACCAATTTTTTAAAGATAAGGCGAATGATAATAATTATCTTACCGAGCTGAATATGCGTGCTAAAGATAATGGTGTACGTAATGTACTTATTATGATTGATGGTGAGGGAAATCTAGGTGATGAAGACGAAACGAAGAGAAAACAAGCTGTGC
The genomic region above belongs to Sphingobacterium zeae and contains:
- a CDS encoding (Fe-S)-binding protein — encoded protein: MKVELFVPCFIDQLYPETAFNTVRLLEKVGCEVVYNPEQTCCGQPAYNAGFWEDAKQVGRKFLGDFSGEHVIISPSASCTGMVRHSYNDLFANSADSHQCHKIQQQVIEISDFLVNILKKEYFGAELEGVAVYHDSCSALRECKIKDEPRILLSKVLGLEMVEVKDSETCCGFGGSFAVKFEGISAAMAEQKVQNALDMHADYIISTDSSCLLQLQSYIDKHKLPIQTMHLVDVLSTGWGNI